Sequence from the Leptotrichia sp. OH3620_COT-345 genome:
TAATTATTTTATTCATTACCCGAGACTGTTCTCTCATTTATTATTAGATACTTTTTAACACTTTTCATTCAAAAAATTTTCATTGTAAAAACTGTTTTTGCCTATTCCCTATATTTTATTTTTCATCATATATTTTTTTCCACTTCCTTATTTTTGTCCTAAACGTTTTAAAAGGAGCAACAGTATTTATATGTATCCACTTCCAGATAGGCCAGTTACTCGGAGTCGACATCGCCCACTGTCTTCCTCCCCGCTTAAATAATTCCTCATCTGTATATTTTTCTATCAATTCAATAATTTTTTCGATTTTCCTGTTAAATTCATTTCTTAATTCCATTATTGAAAAGTTTTTGTATTTTTCATAAAAAGACTGGTAAAGCTCTCTTAAATTATTCCATTTATAAT
This genomic interval carries:
- a CDS encoding ClbS/DfsB family four-helix bundle protein yields the protein MQEYADKYELINEINKRAELFIGEFEQINDRNKDTLLDGVDRTPAQMIAYQLGWLGLILLWEERNMKGEKVTTPVENYKWNNLRELYQSFYEKYKNFSIMELRNEFNRKIEKIIELIEKYTDEELFKRGGRQWAMSTPSNWPIWKWIHINTVAPFKTFRTKIRKWKKIYDEK